Proteins encoded within one genomic window of Lactococcus garvieae:
- the kduI gene encoding 5-dehydro-4-deoxy-D-glucuronate isomerase produces the protein MNNQTMDTRYTHSPKDIAQFTTQELREEFAVETIFEPNFIHLVYSHNDRLIFGGVEPTEEPLEIVLDKVLGVEYFLERRELGVINIGGDGSIIIDGQEDEVLHRDGYYIGKGTKEVIFKSKDPQNPAKFYVASAPAHQKYPNKKIALANINPLTPGDDEHMNKRKINQYVHPNQVESCQLQMGLTSLAPGSAWNTMPCHTHERRMEAYLYFELPEDNAIFHFMGKPEETKHLVLQNEQAAISPSWSIHTGVATSNYSFIWAMCGENITYDDMDIVPMNELK, from the coding sequence ATGAACAATCAAACAATGGACACCCGTTATACACACTCCCCAAAGGATATTGCGCAGTTTACAACACAAGAGCTACGCGAAGAATTTGCAGTAGAGACAATCTTTGAACCTAACTTTATTCATTTGGTTTATTCGCACAATGACCGCTTGATTTTTGGCGGAGTTGAGCCTACAGAAGAACCTTTGGAAATCGTCTTAGACAAGGTATTGGGTGTTGAGTATTTCTTAGAACGCCGAGAACTTGGTGTTATTAACATTGGTGGTGACGGTAGCATTATTATCGACGGACAAGAAGATGAAGTTTTGCATCGTGATGGCTACTATATCGGAAAAGGGACGAAAGAAGTTATCTTTAAATCCAAAGATCCGCAAAACCCAGCAAAATTCTACGTAGCCTCAGCGCCAGCACATCAAAAATATCCGAATAAGAAAATCGCTTTGGCCAATATCAATCCTTTAACCCCAGGAGATGACGAACATATGAATAAACGTAAAATCAATCAATATGTTCATCCAAACCAAGTTGAATCTTGCCAACTCCAAATGGGTTTAACATCACTTGCTCCTGGCTCTGCATGGAACACAATGCCGTGTCATACGCATGAGCGTCGTATGGAAGCTTATCTGTACTTTGAGTTGCCAGAAGACAATGCCATTTTCCACTTTATGGGTAAACCTGAGGAAACAAAACATTTAGTGCTTCAAAACGAGCAAGCAGCAATCAGCCCAAGTTGGTCTATCCACACAGGAGTCGCCACAAGTAATTACTCCTTTATCTGGGCAATGTGTGGCGAAAATATCACTTATGATGATATGGATATAGTCCCAATGAACGAACTTAAATAA
- a CDS encoding LacI family DNA-binding transcriptional regulator, translating to MTKKVTINDIAKLTGVSKSTISNFLNGKFAGMSEETRQRIQDKIEELDYRPNRQARALKSSYSSLIGISVTDISNLYTSRLLKGMMERLQNTKYYTLIMNSDLDEVYEQYNIEKLLDEKVDGIILQPLKASADDYKTIDTDLPLVQVDRYLQPLTWPAVVSDNREQSKILAEKIVKEGYQRIIILTPPMKNSSTRLKRYEGINEAIKDTDIELEEVFTEEVKDLFTSDPAIWEKIELFCKDDKKTVIYAFNGGLLYGAIKILKDKQIAVPEQVGVVGYDDGALGELISPGLTAIVQDPVKIGYTAADLLVKNIEAKAQKAELTVVNSDLKIRHSL from the coding sequence ATGACTAAAAAAGTAACGATCAACGATATCGCAAAGTTAACTGGGGTATCAAAATCAACGATATCCAATTTTTTAAATGGTAAATTTGCAGGGATGTCAGAGGAGACACGGCAACGGATTCAAGATAAAATTGAAGAACTCGACTATCGTCCGAATCGTCAAGCGCGTGCTTTAAAGTCCAGTTATTCTTCACTCATCGGAATCTCAGTGACTGACATTTCCAATCTTTATACGTCACGTTTATTAAAAGGGATGATGGAAAGATTGCAAAATACCAAGTACTATACGCTTATCATGAACTCGGACCTCGATGAGGTGTATGAACAATATAATATCGAAAAATTATTAGACGAGAAAGTTGACGGTATCATCCTTCAGCCTCTTAAAGCTAGCGCGGACGATTACAAGACGATTGATACAGACTTGCCTCTAGTCCAAGTCGACCGCTACCTTCAACCCCTTACTTGGCCAGCTGTTGTCTCTGATAATCGTGAGCAATCCAAAATTCTGGCTGAGAAGATTGTCAAAGAAGGATATCAAAGAATTATCATTTTAACTCCGCCAATGAAGAATTCTTCAACCCGCCTAAAACGCTACGAAGGAATCAACGAGGCAATAAAAGATACAGACATTGAGCTGGAAGAAGTATTTACTGAGGAAGTTAAAGATCTCTTTACCAGTGATCCAGCGATTTGGGAAAAGATTGAGCTTTTCTGTAAAGATGATAAAAAGACAGTCATCTATGCCTTTAATGGTGGTCTGCTTTATGGAGCTATTAAAATCCTAAAAGATAAGCAAATTGCGGTGCCAGAACAAGTAGGAGTGGTAGGTTATGATGACGGTGCTCTGGGAGAGCTTATTAGTCCAGGGCTGACTGCTATTGTTCAAGATCCCGTAAAGATAGGCTATACAGCTGCGGATCTTTTAGTGAAAAATATTGAAGCCAAAGCGCAAAAAGCAGAACTTACAGTTGTTAACTCCGATCTAAAAATCAGACATTCACTTTAA
- a CDS encoding DUF2264 domain-containing protein, producing MLEKKLNNLNWDSYEDISIGLKLMLEPLKEKMNGSGHIDLGNSHGAIYDEETSQMETFSRLVWAIGPYLSQNKDKFLKEEIHASFVAGADPTSKHYFGKLADYDQKFVEMAALATCLLLNKDTLWQEFSTQEKENIARWLLQINESKIPKNNWRFFRILVNVTMKNLGMSYSQEIINQEFSFIDSCYQGKGWYCDGKESQLDYYIPWAFHYYSLLISKFLHPLEDAERIREIRKRATLFAQDYQYWFDCKGRAVPFGRSLTYRFAQGAFWSALVFADVEALPWPKVKALFSNHMQTWLREAIFTENGILNVGYAYPNLNMAESYNAAGSSYWAFKAFLLLAVDQNHPFWQAEKQSLHLSRKRTASKEMRAFVEHSAHSEQVLFYPAGQFIENQSHAPAKYGKFVYSSQFGFSVPKGAYFYAEGAFDNTLALSEDGFYFRAHAQDDTFEIFEDRVVHYWSPMPAVHIKSTIIPLGQAHLRIHDIQTDKALFVAEGGFSTKIEGSSTFSDDKFAQIDSPLGISSIRAIKGYDEAQIVRPEVNTNVLYPRSLFPSLQGKIQPGQHRLICLVTGTTALKQG from the coding sequence ATGCTAGAAAAGAAATTAAATAATTTAAACTGGGACAGTTATGAAGATATATCGATTGGTTTGAAATTAATGCTTGAACCCCTCAAAGAAAAAATGAACGGTTCTGGTCATATTGACTTAGGGAACAGTCATGGTGCTATTTATGATGAGGAGACAAGTCAGATGGAAACATTTAGTCGTTTAGTCTGGGCGATTGGACCTTATCTAAGTCAAAATAAAGATAAATTTTTAAAAGAAGAAATTCATGCTTCCTTTGTAGCTGGAGCAGATCCTACAAGCAAGCATTATTTTGGCAAACTCGCGGACTATGATCAAAAATTTGTCGAAATGGCAGCTTTAGCGACCTGTTTGCTGCTCAATAAAGACACCCTCTGGCAAGAGTTTAGCACGCAAGAAAAAGAAAATATAGCCCGTTGGCTGCTCCAAATCAATGAAAGCAAAATCCCTAAAAATAACTGGCGTTTTTTTCGTATCTTGGTTAATGTTACTATGAAAAACTTAGGTATGTCTTATTCACAAGAGATAATCAACCAAGAGTTTAGTTTCATAGACAGTTGTTATCAAGGAAAGGGCTGGTATTGTGACGGTAAGGAAAGTCAGCTGGATTATTATATTCCTTGGGCTTTTCATTACTATAGCTTGCTCATCTCAAAATTTTTACATCCTCTTGAGGATGCAGAAAGGATAAGAGAGATTAGAAAAAGAGCGACTTTATTCGCGCAGGATTATCAGTATTGGTTTGACTGTAAAGGACGAGCGGTACCTTTTGGACGAAGTCTGACTTATCGTTTTGCACAAGGAGCTTTTTGGTCTGCCTTAGTTTTTGCAGATGTGGAAGCTTTGCCTTGGCCCAAGGTTAAAGCTCTCTTTTCAAACCATATGCAAACCTGGTTGCGCGAGGCAATTTTTACTGAAAATGGTATCTTGAATGTCGGCTACGCTTACCCTAATCTCAATATGGCAGAAAGTTATAACGCAGCAGGATCCTCTTATTGGGCTTTTAAGGCTTTCTTACTTTTAGCAGTGGATCAGAATCACCCCTTTTGGCAAGCCGAAAAGCAGTCACTACACTTATCACGAAAGCGAACAGCTTCTAAAGAAATGCGGGCTTTCGTTGAACACAGCGCCCATTCTGAACAAGTCCTGTTTTATCCAGCGGGACAGTTTATCGAAAATCAGAGTCATGCACCAGCCAAATATGGCAAGTTTGTTTACTCGTCACAGTTTGGCTTTAGTGTACCCAAAGGCGCTTATTTTTACGCTGAAGGTGCCTTTGATAACACGCTAGCTTTGAGCGAAGATGGTTTTTATTTTCGGGCTCATGCGCAAGACGATACCTTTGAAATCTTCGAAGATCGTGTGGTGCATTACTGGTCGCCCATGCCAGCCGTTCACATCAAAAGTACGATTATTCCTTTAGGTCAAGCTCACCTGCGTATCCACGATATACAAACGGACAAAGCATTGTTTGTAGCAGAAGGCGGTTTTTCCACAAAGATTGAAGGCAGCTCAACTTTTTCTGATGATAAATTTGCTCAGATAGACTCGCCATTAGGAATAAGTAGTATTAGAGCCATCAAAGGGTATGATGAGGCACAAATTGTTCGCCCAGAAGTGAATACAAATGTGCTGTATCCACGCAGTCTTTTCCCTAGTCTTCAGGGAAAGATTCAGCCCGGTCAACATCGCTTGATATGTTTGGTTACTGGAACAACAGCACTAAAGCAAGGTTAA
- a CDS encoding gluconate 5-dehydrogenase, producing the protein MTDNILKLFSMKEKIVLITGGAHGIGYSLGIAYAQAGARIVFNARHQAGVEAGLAAYEKEGIKVYGYVCDVTDETAVATMIQHIEEEVGSVDVLVNNAGIIARQPMLDMTASDFRQVVDVDLTGPFIMSKAVLPAMIQKGGGKIINICSMMSELGRETVSAYAAAKGGLKMLTKNIASEYGKYNIQCNGIGPGYIATEQTQPLRERQVDGSRHPFDAFIMAKTPAERWGEPEDLQGTAIFLASAASNFVNGHILYVDGGILAYIGKQPE; encoded by the coding sequence ATGACAGATAATATTTTAAAATTATTCAGCATGAAGGAAAAAATTGTCCTCATCACAGGAGGCGCACATGGGATTGGGTACTCTCTTGGTATTGCTTACGCCCAAGCAGGCGCAAGGATTGTTTTTAATGCGAGACATCAAGCGGGGGTTGAAGCAGGACTAGCAGCCTACGAAAAAGAAGGAATTAAGGTTTATGGCTATGTCTGTGATGTCACAGATGAAACAGCAGTGGCGACTATGATACAGCATATTGAAGAAGAAGTAGGAAGCGTAGATGTTTTGGTGAATAATGCAGGCATCATCGCACGGCAGCCCATGCTTGACATGACGGCAAGCGACTTTCGTCAGGTTGTGGATGTTGATCTCACTGGTCCTTTTATCATGTCCAAAGCTGTTCTTCCTGCGATGATTCAAAAAGGAGGCGGCAAGATTATCAATATCTGCTCTATGATGTCGGAGCTTGGCCGTGAAACTGTTTCGGCTTATGCAGCAGCTAAGGGTGGCCTGAAAATGCTGACGAAGAATATCGCCTCTGAGTATGGTAAGTACAATATCCAATGTAATGGTATTGGCCCTGGATATATTGCTACCGAACAAACGCAGCCTCTGCGTGAACGACAAGTTGATGGTTCTCGTCACCCTTTTGATGCTTTTATTATGGCTAAAACACCGGCTGAGCGCTGGGGAGAACCGGAGGATTTACAAGGTACAGCTATCTTCCTTGCCTCAGCTGCTTCCAACTTTGTCAATGGACATATCCTGTATGTTGATGGCGGAATTCTTGCCTATATTGGCAAACAACCTGAATAA
- a CDS encoding PTS system mannose/fructose/sorbose family transporter subunit IID: MNNNKEIVTKKDLNKISWRYILGSQLNWNYERMMSSGYLYGIMPVLKKLYKDDKELKDMAKTHNQFFNTNAIFGNLIMGIDVAIEEKEGYKAKETVAALKTALMGSLAGVGDSLFHVIWGTIFGSVAGTLAQQGSTVGCLLWIAANIALLFGRAALLPLGYKQGVKLVTTLKDKLSAFTNAATVLGVTVIGALIPTVIKVATPLVYTNNGVKLEMQATLDGILPALIPVLLTLLTYWMLGQKKLNSTRVIWLVLIFTIVLSALGILGLPVPPAK, encoded by the coding sequence ATGAATAACAATAAAGAAATAGTTACAAAAAAAGATTTAAATAAAATTAGCTGGCGTTATATCTTGGGGAGTCAGCTCAACTGGAACTATGAACGTATGATGAGTTCAGGTTATCTTTACGGTATCATGCCTGTTCTCAAAAAGCTTTATAAAGACGATAAAGAACTCAAAGATATGGCTAAAACACATAACCAATTCTTCAATACCAATGCTATTTTTGGCAACTTGATTATGGGGATTGATGTAGCCATTGAAGAAAAAGAAGGTTACAAAGCGAAGGAAACTGTGGCGGCTTTGAAAACAGCCCTCATGGGATCGCTCGCAGGAGTCGGAGATTCACTTTTCCATGTTATTTGGGGAACCATTTTTGGTTCGGTTGCTGGAACCTTAGCTCAACAAGGCTCAACTGTTGGCTGTCTCCTTTGGATTGCTGCAAATATTGCCTTACTCTTTGGTCGCGCTGCCTTGCTTCCACTCGGGTACAAGCAAGGGGTTAAGTTAGTAACCACTTTAAAAGATAAACTCTCTGCTTTTACTAATGCAGCAACTGTTTTAGGGGTGACTGTAATTGGTGCCTTGATTCCAACCGTTATCAAAGTAGCTACTCCACTGGTTTATACAAATAACGGTGTCAAGCTAGAAATGCAAGCGACATTAGATGGTATCTTGCCAGCCTTAATCCCAGTTCTGCTCACTTTGTTGACTTACTGGATGTTGGGCCAAAAGAAACTGAACTCGACACGTGTTATCTGGCTGGTCTTAATTTTCACGATTGTCCTCAGCGCACTCGGTATCTTGGGCTTACCTGTACCACCAGCAAAATAA
- a CDS encoding PTS mannose/fructose/sorbose/N-acetylgalactosamine transporter subunit IIC has translation MHLTVLQIILITIFAFIAINDSLISNSLTQPAIAGMISGLIMGDLKTGLMVGGTLQLMRLGIAAFGGASVPDYFTGAVLGTAFAIISGKGAAYGIGLAVPVSLLMLQLDVVARFCNVFLLHRVDKAIDKEQYGRIPRLVLSGSFLWGLSRAIPILLMLIVGDAAVTTLTNAMPEWLMTGLQVAGGTLPVVGVAILLRYLPTKQYIPYLMVGFFLAAYLQVPMMGIAIVGVVAALLVFKRDSAKPAQAAAGTTNGQNFEGGFDGDE, from the coding sequence ATGCATTTAACAGTCCTACAAATCATTTTAATTACAATTTTTGCTTTTATTGCAATCAATGATTCATTGATTTCGAATTCGTTAACTCAGCCCGCCATTGCCGGTATGATTTCTGGTTTAATCATGGGTGATTTGAAAACTGGTTTAATGGTCGGTGGTACCCTCCAGCTTATGCGCTTAGGTATTGCAGCCTTTGGTGGAGCTTCTGTACCTGACTATTTCACAGGTGCCGTACTTGGTACAGCTTTTGCTATTATTTCAGGGAAAGGTGCAGCTTATGGTATTGGTTTAGCTGTTCCTGTCTCCCTCCTGATGCTCCAACTCGATGTTGTGGCACGTTTCTGTAATGTTTTCCTGCTCCACCGAGTAGACAAAGCCATTGACAAAGAACAATACGGCCGTATCCCACGTTTGGTTCTCTCAGGTTCATTTCTTTGGGGACTTTCTCGTGCAATTCCAATTTTACTCATGCTCATCGTGGGTGACGCTGCTGTAACAACCTTGACCAATGCAATGCCGGAGTGGTTGATGACCGGCCTTCAAGTTGCTGGGGGCACATTGCCTGTGGTCGGTGTAGCGATACTTCTACGTTACTTGCCAACTAAACAATATATCCCCTACCTTATGGTCGGCTTCTTCCTTGCAGCATATTTACAAGTTCCTATGATGGGGATTGCAATTGTCGGAGTAGTCGCAGCACTCTTGGTGTTTAAACGTGACAGCGCAAAACCTGCACAAGCTGCGGCAGGCACAACAAATGGCCAAAACTTTGAAGGAGGCTTTGACGGTGATGAATAA
- a CDS encoding PTS mannose/fructose/sorbose transporter subunit IIAB — protein sequence MRNIVLISHGSMAAGVKESLEMIIGRQEQMHVVSMPEDSDNIQFEQELLEKMETLEGETLIIADLLGGTPCNVALKHFTDNDDVSIIAGMNLSLVLEAAVSDTASADDLVTSSRTTLVNAKNMLNEAKAQEAVTLNLKDYSEYQGKAKIVNTRIDERLIHGQVAGIWSSSLGTQRIIVANDEAATDDLQKSSLRMACPSAMRLSVIPVAQAAENINAGKYGLQRIFLLFKKPADVLKFIQAGGKLESLNVGNMSYKEGSKEVTKSIKVMPEEENIFQEIAAGGVKITAQLVPSEPAVDFMEKLNKIGER from the coding sequence ATGAGAAACATAGTATTGATTAGCCATGGTTCGATGGCTGCCGGGGTGAAAGAAAGCCTCGAGATGATCATCGGACGGCAAGAACAGATGCACGTGGTAAGTATGCCCGAGGATAGTGATAATATCCAGTTTGAACAAGAACTATTAGAAAAAATGGAGACATTAGAGGGTGAAACTTTAATCATTGCCGATTTACTTGGAGGAACACCTTGTAATGTGGCGTTAAAACATTTTACAGATAATGATGATGTTTCAATCATCGCTGGAATGAATCTCTCTCTTGTTTTAGAAGCTGCAGTGAGCGATACTGCTTCAGCTGATGACTTGGTTACTTCTAGCAGAACAACGCTTGTGAATGCGAAAAACATGCTGAATGAAGCAAAGGCCCAAGAAGCAGTAACGCTTAATTTGAAAGACTATTCGGAGTATCAAGGTAAAGCAAAAATCGTTAATACGCGCATTGATGAGCGCTTGATTCATGGACAAGTTGCGGGGATTTGGTCCTCAAGTTTGGGAACACAACGCATCATTGTTGCAAATGATGAAGCAGCCACAGACGACTTGCAGAAATCATCATTACGTATGGCTTGTCCATCAGCAATGCGTCTCTCTGTTATCCCAGTAGCTCAAGCAGCAGAAAATATTAATGCGGGAAAATATGGCTTACAACGGATTTTTCTCCTCTTTAAAAAGCCTGCCGATGTTTTAAAATTTATTCAAGCAGGTGGGAAACTTGAAAGTCTCAATGTAGGGAACATGAGCTATAAAGAAGGCTCAAAAGAAGTTACAAAGAGCATCAAAGTCATGCCTGAAGAAGAAAATATCTTCCAAGAAATAGCCGCTGGTGGCGTTAAAATCACGGCCCAATTAGTCCCAAGTGAGCCAGCCGTTGACTTTATGGAAAAACTTAACAAAATAGGAGAACGATAA
- a CDS encoding GntR family transcriptional regulator, with protein sequence MIPKYEQIKQDLLSEIKNHKFIPGDKFYSEADIKRKYEVSSITAVKALNQLTSAGYLYRVQGKGTYVSKSKISQNVKFSDIELHSQDHETVKVLSIKEENESTILKELGLSADQSYYKIVRVRYFDGTPFLLHFTHLPKTLVKEPVSAHLEDYSSVYERVNKDFGIDLYSMSSVETNEIIFPDESELLNALNLSFREPVVKQVKHTYLVDKSVAEYIVSYKHWKYFKTKIEVDAE encoded by the coding sequence TTGATTCCAAAGTATGAACAAATCAAGCAAGACTTATTATCTGAAATCAAAAATCATAAATTTATCCCTGGAGATAAATTTTACTCAGAAGCCGATATTAAACGAAAATATGAAGTAAGTTCCATCACTGCAGTGAAAGCTTTAAATCAATTAACCAGTGCGGGTTACCTCTATCGTGTTCAAGGAAAAGGAACCTACGTTTCTAAATCAAAAATTTCCCAAAATGTTAAGTTCTCAGATATTGAATTGCATTCTCAAGATCATGAAACAGTCAAGGTTTTGTCAATAAAAGAGGAAAATGAGTCTACAATCCTAAAAGAACTTGGACTTAGTGCAGACCAAAGTTATTATAAAATCGTTCGGGTACGTTATTTCGATGGCACACCTTTTCTCTTACACTTTACACACCTCCCCAAAACTTTAGTCAAAGAACCTGTTTCAGCTCATTTGGAAGACTATTCGAGTGTCTATGAGAGAGTGAACAAAGACTTTGGCATAGATCTTTATTCCATGTCCTCTGTCGAAACAAATGAAATTATTTTTCCGGATGAAAGTGAGCTGTTAAATGCGCTCAACTTAAGTTTCCGGGAACCTGTGGTTAAACAAGTCAAACACACTTATCTTGTGGATAAGAGTGTTGCTGAATATATCGTCAGTTACAAACATTGGAAATACTTTAAAACAAAAATAGAAGTGGATGCCGAATAG
- a CDS encoding glycoside hydrolase family 35 protein, translated as MKTFQVKEEFMLDNQPVKIISGAIHYFRIPQSQWEDSLYNLKALGANTVETYIPWNIHEPEEGVFDFEGMKDIHTFVKLAESLGLMVILRPSVYICAEWEFGGLPAWLLKGPEMRLRSTDSRFMTKVENYFKVLLPYISSLQITAGGPVIMMQVENEYGSYGMEKDYLRQTMSLMEKYGINVPLFTSDGAWQAALDAGSLIEDDVLVTGNFGSRSKENAAVLADFMKEHGKKWPLMCMEYWDGWFNRWGEPIIKREPQDLADEVKAMLEIGSLNLYMFHGGTNFGFYNGCSARDTGNLPQITSYDYDALLTEAGEPTAKYYAVQKAIKEVCPEVWQAQPRVKEVANLGTFKVSESVSLFKTKDSMMKALTTTYPLTLEEVGTGYGYMLYSTALKNYGKETKLKIIEASDRLEIYLDGEHKHTQYQEEIGQEILLDVAENQEEIQVDCLVENLGRVNYGFKFNHPSQRKGIRGGMMHDIHFHQGYTHYPLDFSAEQLSGIDFSAGKNPDHPSFYRFNINLTKVSDTFIDCSNYGKGVVIVNGKNLGRYWNQGPVYSLYCPKDFLYEGENEVLVFETEAVEVTSLNFSSQPVFDTLKQE; from the coding sequence GTGAAAACATTTCAAGTAAAAGAAGAATTTATGCTGGATAACCAGCCAGTTAAAATAATAAGTGGTGCTATTCATTACTTTAGAATCCCCCAAAGTCAGTGGGAAGACAGCCTTTATAACCTGAAAGCACTGGGTGCAAATACTGTGGAAACTTATATTCCTTGGAATATTCATGAACCTGAAGAAGGAGTATTTGATTTTGAAGGCATGAAAGATATCCATACTTTCGTCAAACTGGCTGAAAGTTTAGGACTCATGGTTATTTTACGACCTTCTGTTTATATCTGTGCAGAGTGGGAATTTGGTGGCCTGCCTGCCTGGTTACTGAAAGGACCAGAAATGCGACTTCGCTCCACAGATTCACGATTTATGACCAAGGTTGAAAACTACTTTAAGGTTTTGCTTCCTTATATATCATCTTTGCAAATCACTGCAGGCGGTCCTGTCATCATGATGCAAGTTGAAAACGAATATGGTTCTTATGGAATGGAGAAGGATTATCTTCGCCAAACGATGTCACTTATGGAAAAATATGGGATTAATGTACCCTTGTTTACTTCAGATGGTGCCTGGCAAGCAGCCCTTGATGCGGGTTCTTTGATTGAAGATGATGTTTTGGTCACAGGAAACTTTGGGAGCCGTTCCAAAGAAAATGCGGCAGTGCTCGCGGACTTTATGAAAGAACACGGTAAAAAATGGCCGCTCATGTGTATGGAATATTGGGATGGCTGGTTTAATCGTTGGGGAGAACCAATCATTAAACGTGAGCCACAAGACTTAGCAGATGAAGTTAAAGCTATGCTGGAGATTGGTTCGCTTAATCTTTATATGTTCCACGGTGGTACTAACTTTGGCTTTTATAATGGATGCTCTGCGCGTGATACGGGAAATCTACCGCAAATCACCAGCTATGATTACGATGCTCTTCTGACAGAAGCAGGTGAGCCAACAGCCAAATATTATGCAGTTCAAAAGGCAATCAAAGAAGTGTGTCCAGAAGTTTGGCAAGCGCAGCCTCGTGTCAAGGAGGTCGCAAACCTTGGTACTTTTAAAGTTTCAGAGAGTGTGTCTTTGTTTAAGACCAAAGACAGCATGATGAAGGCTTTAACCACAACTTATCCTCTCACCTTAGAAGAAGTAGGCACAGGATATGGTTATATGCTTTATTCTACTGCTTTGAAAAACTATGGCAAAGAGACCAAGTTAAAGATTATTGAAGCAAGCGATCGCTTGGAAATCTATCTAGATGGTGAACACAAGCACACACAATACCAAGAAGAAATTGGTCAAGAAATATTGCTTGATGTAGCGGAAAATCAAGAAGAGATTCAAGTGGACTGTTTAGTAGAGAACTTAGGGCGTGTCAACTATGGCTTTAAGTTTAATCATCCAAGTCAACGAAAAGGAATCCGTGGTGGTATGATGCACGATATACATTTTCATCAAGGCTATACCCATTATCCATTAGATTTTTCTGCAGAACAGTTAAGTGGAATTGACTTTAGTGCGGGAAAAAATCCAGATCACCCTTCTTTTTATCGTTTTAATATCAACTTGACCAAGGTGTCAGATACTTTTATCGATTGCTCAAACTATGGTAAAGGTGTAGTTATTGTGAATGGCAAGAATCTGGGGCGCTATTGGAACCAAGGGCCTGTGTATAGTTTGTATTGTCCTAAGGACTTCCTTTACGAAGGAGAGAATGAAGTTCTTGTGTTTGAAACAGAAGCTGTAGAAGTTACAAGTTTAAATTTTTCAAGCCAACCGGTATTTGATACACTAAAACAAGAATAA
- a CDS encoding glycoside hydrolase family 88 protein encodes MNTNKEKLIQLGQNIDQAWLDRQIKKIISKIERNMERFGTDFPSACATDGKYRIKGNDDWTNGFWTGMLALAYEHTGDSKFLHLVEANMVSFQKRLEDHFVLDHHDIGFLYSLSAGAAYKLTGNKTYQATFIQAADVLLHRFQEKGNFIQAWGKYGDPKEYRVIIDSFINLPLLFAATEFSGKTIYKEVALKHYTTLLKTVFRDNASTYHTYYFDVQTGQPAYGATHQGHSDTSTWARGQAWAILGIPLNESYVHSAIFPEVYPSVVEVFLKNLPEDLIPYWDFDYTDTEPSAKDSSAAAIAACGFLEAAQQKAYPEAEGIAKGLVYQMGELYTEATEENEGLLQHGVYAFAEGKGIDEPNLWGDYFYFEALMRLTNGNWNRYW; translated from the coding sequence ATGAATACGAATAAAGAAAAACTAATTCAGCTCGGTCAGAATATAGACCAAGCTTGGCTGGATAGACAAATAAAGAAAATTATTTCAAAAATTGAAAGAAACATGGAACGTTTTGGCACTGATTTCCCCTCAGCTTGCGCCACCGATGGGAAATATCGTATCAAAGGAAATGACGACTGGACCAATGGCTTTTGGACAGGGATGTTAGCTTTGGCTTATGAACATACAGGAGATTCAAAATTTTTACATCTGGTAGAGGCCAACATGGTAAGTTTCCAAAAAAGATTAGAGGACCATTTTGTGTTAGACCATCATGACATTGGCTTTCTATATAGTCTGTCAGCGGGAGCGGCCTACAAGTTAACTGGAAATAAGACTTATCAAGCCACATTCATTCAAGCAGCAGATGTCTTGCTTCACCGTTTTCAAGAAAAAGGCAACTTTATTCAAGCATGGGGCAAGTATGGAGACCCTAAAGAATATCGTGTCATTATTGATTCATTCATCAATCTCCCCTTGCTTTTTGCAGCTACGGAATTTTCGGGTAAAACGATTTATAAAGAAGTAGCACTAAAGCATTATACGACTTTACTCAAAACCGTTTTCCGTGACAATGCGAGTACTTATCATACTTACTATTTTGATGTACAAACGGGCCAACCTGCATATGGAGCTACACATCAAGGGCATAGTGATACATCAACTTGGGCGCGTGGGCAAGCTTGGGCTATTTTAGGTATTCCGCTTAATGAAAGCTATGTTCATTCCGCTATTTTTCCTGAGGTATATCCTTCTGTGGTGGAAGTTTTCTTGAAAAACTTGCCTGAAGATCTTATCCCATATTGGGATTTTGATTATACGGATACAGAACCATCAGCTAAAGACAGCTCAGCTGCTGCCATTGCAGCGTGTGGCTTCTTAGAAGCAGCTCAGCAAAAAGCTTATCCTGAAGCAGAAGGTATTGCGAAGGGACTTGTTTATCAGATGGGAGAACTTTACACAGAGGCAACAGAAGAGAATGAAGGCTTACTGCAACATGGCGTATATGCTTTTGCAGAAGGTAAAGGTATTGATGAACCTAATCTTTGGGGAGATTATTTCTACTTTGAAGCGCTCATGCGCTTAACGAATGGCAATTGGAACCGATACTGGTAA